The sequence below is a genomic window from Streptomyces sp. B21-105.
CGGGTCCCGGACGCGCCCGCGCTCGACGTGACGTTCGCGGACATCGACATCACCAACGGCATGGCCGAGCGCGGCGAGTCGGACGTGCTGAAGGTGTCGTACGCGGTGCTGCCGTACGTCCTCGACAGCTACGCGCTGCTGCCGTGCGGGGGCGCGCTGGGCCGTGGCTGCGGGCCGCTGGTACTGACCCGCGCGGCGGCCGGCACCGACGGCCCGGCCGACGGTCCCGTGGGCGGCGCAGCGCTCGCGGGCCGCACGGTCGCCGTGCCGAGCGAGCGGTCGACGGCGTACCTGCTGTTCCGGCTGTGGGCGGCGGAGCAGGTCCCGGGGGGCGTCGGCGAGATCGTCGTCATGCCGTTCCACGAGATCATGCCGGCCGTGCGCGACGGGAAGGTCGACGCGGGCCTGGTGATCCACGAGGCCCGCTTCACCTACCGGGACTACGGGCTGCACAAGCTCGCCGACATGGGCGAGCACTGGGAGGCCACGACCGGCCTGCCGATCCCGCTGGGCGCGATCATCGCCAAGCGGTCCCTGGGCTCGGGGACCCTCGACCGGCTCGCCGGCT
It includes:
- a CDS encoding 1,4-dihydroxy-6-naphthoate synthase, giving the protein MTTSERERPLRIAYSPCPNDTFVFDALAHGRVPDAPALDVTFADIDITNGMAERGESDVLKVSYAVLPYVLDSYALLPCGGALGRGCGPLVLTRAAAGTDGPADGPVGGAALAGRTVAVPSERSTAYLLFRLWAAEQVPGGVGEIVVMPFHEIMPAVRDGKVDAGLVIHEARFTYRDYGLHKLADMGEHWEATTGLPIPLGAIIAKRSLGSGTLDRLAGSIRASVRAAWDDPEASRPYVMEHAQEMDPSVADQHIGLYVNEFTAELGEDGYAAVRGLLTRAAAEGLLPPLGPGALDFP